From one Lysinibacillus sp. G4S2 genomic stretch:
- a CDS encoding MFS transporter → MANLNRNFGVLVICQVITLFGSSILRFALSLYILDLTGSAKIFGLILAISTIPTIFLAPIGGAIADRINRRNLLVILDVISSVIVGGLAIFLFTSESSNIVMIGIVMTLLMIVSAFYQPTVQASIPVLVKQDKLLEANGIVSGVSSITNFAGPVLGGLLYSIAGIEMIVIITCISFFLSAVIELFIKIPFEKREQPYGAVKTTLLDIKEGVSYIVKENPFISKVILIAASLNLFITPLFLVGIPYIIKITLGMSDSLFGLTQGGISLSMIFAAVAIGFISKKLKVNNLYLWFVASGILFIPMAITVYPEFVNNSGEITLQFLVFSFSSMLIMFAITIINIFIITLLQQQTPNLLLGKVMAILTAVSTCSVPVGQVLFGTLIDKFADNVYTLIFAVAVITVLLALVTKKLFSTVEQVDINQKVSVSE, encoded by the coding sequence TTGGCTAATTTAAATAGGAATTTTGGAGTATTGGTTATTTGTCAGGTTATCACTTTATTTGGAAGCTCCATCTTAAGATTTGCATTATCATTGTATATCCTTGATCTTACTGGATCAGCAAAAATATTTGGCTTAATATTAGCCATTTCAACAATTCCGACTATATTCTTAGCACCTATCGGTGGTGCTATCGCCGATCGCATCAACCGAAGAAATTTGTTGGTGATACTTGATGTTATTAGTAGTGTCATAGTTGGTGGATTGGCAATATTTTTATTTACTAGTGAATCATCCAATATTGTGATGATTGGGATTGTTATGACTTTGCTGATGATTGTTAGTGCTTTTTATCAACCTACTGTACAGGCAAGTATTCCTGTATTAGTGAAACAAGATAAACTACTAGAGGCAAATGGAATTGTGTCAGGAGTTTCTTCTATAACTAATTTTGCAGGTCCGGTTTTAGGAGGTCTTTTATATAGTATCGCAGGCATTGAAATGATCGTCATTATAACTTGCATCAGCTTTTTTCTCTCAGCTGTAATAGAGCTGTTCATAAAAATCCCATTTGAAAAGAGAGAGCAACCTTATGGGGCAGTGAAGACAACTCTTCTGGATATTAAGGAAGGCGTGTCATACATTGTAAAGGAAAATCCATTTATCTCTAAAGTAATATTAATAGCAGCATCATTAAATTTATTTATTACACCTCTATTTTTAGTAGGAATTCCGTATATTATCAAGATCACTTTAGGCATGAGCGATAGTTTATTTGGACTAACGCAAGGTGGTATTTCTTTAAGTATGATATTTGCAGCTGTTGCAATTGGTTTTATTTCAAAAAAACTTAAAGTAAATAATCTGTATCTCTGGTTTGTTGCAAGTGGAATTCTATTTATTCCAATGGCAATTACCGTTTATCCTGAATTTGTAAATAATAGTGGGGAAATAACTCTACAATTTCTTGTTTTCTCGTTCAGTTCAATGCTAATTATGTTCGCTATAACCATTATTAATATATTTATCATTACATTACTGCAACAACAAACTCCAAATTTATTGCTGGGTAAAGTAATGGCAATTTTAACAGCGGTATCTACTTGTTCAGTACCTGTTGGTCAAGTATTATTTGGTACATTAATTGATAAATTTGCAGACAATGTATACACATTAATATTTGCAGTAGCAGTCATAACAGTCTTACTGGCATTAGTGACAAAAAAATTGTTTAGCACAGTTGAACAAGTGGATATTAATCAGAAAGTATCAGTGAGTGAATAA
- a CDS encoding DUF4097 family beta strand repeat-containing protein, with protein MVGYSELIDRKKVCLDHTISDIALDWITGDIHIFENENDEIKVVQITDTKFPEHKLFHHTVKNGKLSITDGRKKKIQIGFNLHKTNLEIYLPKKQFDSISIDCTGVNLFVDHLDAIKCKCHLTSGTAKLSGKMEEFTFHAIGSNVSGEFLEIQKLHLQTTSTKIDFLGKFSEINVNSTGRTTKVSSSTMIQKIESTSTGANVKVEIPENDGFSCHLKKLSGNFKSDFSLMHSGDSYIYKNGKNIFSAEIRGGSFSISKI; from the coding sequence ATGGTTGGATATAGTGAATTGATTGATAGAAAAAAAGTTTGTTTAGATCATACGATATCAGATATTGCACTAGATTGGATCACAGGTGATATTCATATTTTTGAAAATGAGAATGATGAAATAAAAGTTGTTCAAATCACCGATACAAAGTTTCCAGAACATAAACTTTTTCATCATACAGTAAAAAACGGAAAGCTTTCCATTACAGATGGTAGGAAAAAGAAGATACAAATTGGATTCAATCTTCATAAAACAAATTTGGAAATATACCTACCTAAAAAACAATTTGATTCTATTTCTATTGACTGTACTGGAGTTAATTTGTTTGTTGATCATCTTGATGCAATAAAATGCAAATGTCATTTAACATCTGGCACGGCTAAACTTTCAGGGAAAATGGAGGAATTTACTTTCCATGCCATCGGATCTAACGTATCGGGAGAATTTTTGGAAATTCAGAAATTACACTTACAGACGACATCAACAAAAATAGATTTTTTGGGAAAATTTTCAGAAATAAATGTCAACTCAACTGGTAGAACTACTAAAGTAAGTTCCTCAACTATGATACAGAAAATCGAATCGACTTCTACAGGGGCAAATGTAAAAGTAGAGATTCCAGAGAATGACGGATTTTCGTGTCATTTGAAAAAACTTTCAGGAAACTTTAAAAGTGATTTTTCTTTAATGCACTCTGGAGATTCTTATATATACAAAAATGGAAAGAATATATTTAGTGCAGAAATTAGAGGCGGTTCTTTTTCAATATCAAAAATTTAA